ctaaacCAAATTCCCATAActaatttactaggaaatgagtcgcagctagaggggagaaattacaatcagatcttgggatttagAGGGTTAATACCATCTCTGTTTTATATGATGAtgtcttttgaataaaaattaacgacacaaagaacaaatttagtgttttctgattggtcaaaaaataAACTCATTTAGAGGGGAAATATTTATCTCTGTCAGTTACACAGAGTAGTTTGGGtaggtttttgttttctaaaacaGGCAGCAAACATTCATAAGATAAAATGAGAATGATAcactttatttaaaaaacattaaCACATAAAAAGCATGATCCATGAACAATGAGACCTAATGGTTTCatgaattttcctttattcataGAAAGTCTTTATTTATTAGAttcaaaattcttttctttcagaaatATATAGATGGCTTCCATCCAAATTATTGTTTTTCAGGTGCAAAATATAATAGTGTAAATATCAATACCATCTGTTTCTTGACAACATCACTGAAGACAGGTTTCTGATCATACTGCAGGAAGTTTGCATATGATGGTGAAGAAACGTCCTCATCTGAATCACTGCTGGAGAGATCTGAAAGTACATGATAATTCAATTACTGAATGCATTTGATTTGTATCTGTTTTCTGATGGATATTTCCTATTAACGTTATCTTAGTATCACCTTTTCTTACAGCCTATCATGatggaaaaaattacttaatgaGGTGAAACAATTATAGGTGTCTTGGAAGCTTTCAGTGTGGTCTACAGATTAAAAACACTCACAACAAACCACTAGAAATTACTAATGCAAATCAAACCAAACACAATCACAAATCAATTAGCCAGTTTCACAGGCATGGTCAGGGAGTGGGACAGGGTACTACCAAGAAACAATCCTGCATTTCTCTTGGCAAGTGGGACTGCTGATCTTTGGCTGCCCTTTCATAAAAGAAGAAGTGTCTCTTTTTGGTTTGAGTATATGTGTTTAATCTACTGGAGGCTTCAcatataactttttttttgtgaaaaagttAAAGATAGATTAAGAATCTTGGCCCCTATGGTTGAATGAAGAGCTTGTTGGACCCTCAATCTGGAAGTCTGTGGTTCTAACcatgaagaaagaaaaggggACCTCATTGGTCACTATCCTTAGGTTGCTCCCTTAACATCCTTACGTGGTTCATTCTATAGAAAAATTGGGATTTGCTTCGGTCGTTGCAAGATCCCTGAGATTGTGAAATTTCGTAGAAAAAACGTCAATTGTATTGAAACATTCATTGTTATTTACAGACCGCGCACAACGTGGATCTCAGATTTTAACAGTTGTACAAACTTGCTGAACCTTAATGCGGGATGCACTATCGATTGAACGTAAGGATCGCAAGTGTGAAATTCATATCAGACCATTCTACTCTAGATCTCTATTGCAATTTACATTGTATacttacttttttcctttttgaaatgCTTGATCCCACCTAGACCTGAATCTTCATTTTTGCGTTTAGACATTGCGGATTTTTCCTTCAAACATTCACCACGAGTTGGAAAATCCTGCAACAGCACACATGCACACCAAAGCCGGAAGTGATCAGAACAGTTTTAGCTTATTCAAgctaaattttgtttcttatgaTGAGGTAAGAGATGAACAtagaattttcttcattctcaagCACCATAAAAAAACCATTCACTGTAGTTGTTCTTGCTTTTCTGAATGTAACCTAGAGAATTGGAAATCGACAACTGACCGCCATATTTTTGCCTGAATACTGGAGGTGGACTGGAGAGGAAAATAGTAATCTATAGTTCGAATAAGATACATTGAACAATCTCTTTTGAGCGACCGTCATGCATCAGGCGAGTGATACTTTGAATATTCAGACGGTTTGGAGATTTGTAAACAATGCACCAGCTAAGTAACACAAATTGATCCTTGATCTGTCTGAATATGGAAGTAGAACTTGCTTTTGATGCAGTGAATTCTTGTAACTTTGCGAGAAAGCGGCAAGCGGCTCCGGAGAGCTGTTCAGAAACACAATCGAAGGTAAACATTGATGGATACTTACAACACGTGTTTTGAgaatcttttttctgtttaatcTACTTTCGCTTTCAACGTACTTTACGAATTATTTTGAAGTTATAGTCGTCCCAGATTTCCATGAAAAATGCCATAATATTGCATATTACTAACAATATGAAAATGATCAAGTCACTTATTCAGTTATTCCTCCGAGGGGATTTTTCCTTCGAgcacaaaaaattgattattaCTCTTACAGGAAAATCGATCGAAGGAGATCGACAGACTTCCAAAGGACCAAAAACCTTTAAACTCTAAGGGTAACCAGCATCCAACTTCTCGTTAAAGTGATACTACTTAAAAGGTCAATAAGATCttgacaataaaggaaatggtcgcCAACCTACGATcggaagctttgattgttaaacaaatttcccttgtcagtaccaaaagaAAACGTATAGAGGAGAATATtgagaatataaatactgatgttagagtgtaaagagtTGATAGATTCACAACCACcgtaaaaaatgtaatttgtcTCTGCCATATCTATAGAAGCGACCATGTCTCGAAGACTGTTGCTGGAGTTTGGATAAAGCTTGCAATGTGGGATCAGAGAACAGATCCTTAAGTTGCACAATGCCCATGGTTTTAACACATCAACGACCAGATAATAATTGTCCATCATCATCTGACCCTTGCACTACTTCATTTACTGGACACAGCTACAAGGACATTAACTGTAACATATTGAATCAAGAGAATCAGTCGCAGGAAATGGACATTTCATGtgatacaacaacaacaacaacaagtaGAGCACTCCATCAGCAGACCTTTTCTGTGAGTTAATTTATGTTTTTGAAGGATGAATATGCTCTAGAAACCATGAAAGAGTATATATTGTGTACCTATTGACTTAGGTTGGGCAAAGTCTCTGTCATGTCATGCAGTCTGAGCTATGCTCAGTGCATGCGTCATGACCCTTcagtcaaatatttttcagtaaGTCAATAAGCAATTTATCATAATACTGCAACTCTgtttctttcttcctcttttcttttgttattcttctCACAGAGCTATATGCTAGACAGAACAGCTTTTCCTGCCCTTCTTGTGCCATCATGGAAAGCTCTCATAGAGAGATTTATTTatgatgtttttcaataaagaGTGTGTGCATTTTCCCCTACAAGCagtaaaagaaatttatccTGATATTATATGAAACAATGGCTTCATTTTTTGCACTTCTCTGGCAGGTCCCACCCATCATAGCTCAGTATTATTCATCTTCAGCATCCTGCTTTCGCTGCTTGAGAGGAGAAGCGGTAGGTCTTTTTAAGTTTGATTTCCATGCTATGATGACCACTTGCCGATCAAAAACTGAAGGCATTACACTTACTGAGCAAATGACATCAGCTGTTTTCATTAAAACCTTGCACAGTTATTCTGCAGTAAGAAATGATGTTATCTTTAACCAAATTAGAGTATACAGATCTCTTAAATTGCATGATGAATTATCCTATTACTAAATGTCAGTTTTAAAGAACATTTTGGAAGCTTTTCAAGATgagaaaattgtaaatgaacATTTAATCCCGGGATGCCCATTCTAGTCCCTTTTTTATAAAGTCAGTATTACCTCATCCAGCAATGTATTCTTCAAAGAACACCTCTCACCCCAAAgacaaatttttcctttcttctgtgCCATTGCTAATTGATAActagtatttttttatttttaacagggACACATGAACCACCTGACCAGTTGATTAGCAGTCTTATGagcattttgtttactttgatacTGACATGAACATAAACTTGAAGGTTTTTTATATATAAACATATTCTCATTCAGTCACTTGTCTTATTTGGCTGTCTTGTATTACTCATTGCAAGACAATTTTACTGTAAATAAAACACAGATGTCCATGACTGAAttaaatatacatatgtatatattatGACATGTATGGTGAAGTCTATGTTTACTTTGGCATTATGTGATATACAAGAAATGGTCACTTTTGTCTAAAATTGATCACTGTTACCTGAAAATGGACATTAGTTTTCAAAATGGGATGCTGGTTATCTAAAACATTGGATAATAGTTTTAGTATGTATTGAAACAGCAGTTAGAGTTAAaggtgtgctctgattggcttacAAACTCCAAATAttctttgctattcacctcccaGAAACTCACACAGTATTTTTGCCTGAAACTATTGCAATAGTTGCAGTTTTATAGagttaaaatcttctttttgtGTGGTATTACCTCCCTGTTTTACTAAAACAACCATtcgtatttaaccctttaatccctgagagtgactagcatctaatttctcctttcaatatcacccctgaatcaagcgttaaggtaatgaaaataaaggaaatgataatcaactgaagaaactcttgatttttaaacaaattctccttgccagcaccttaggaaatgtatagagaacagtatggagaatatacttaCTGATGTTAAGGTATAAAAGGCGGAAACTAGTATCTGAAAAAAGGATGATAGTGTTTGAAAATGGACGAGTGTcccaaaaaagaagaaaaaaaatagatatctATGTTACACCAGTGTCCAAAATTGAACTCTTGGGCCCAAAATTGGGCACTAGATTTGATCAAATATGCTAGTGTATTGAAATGGATGGTGGTGTACAAAATTGTACAGTAAAGTTAAGTGATAGCTAACTATCAATAGACAGTTTGGTATTGTGTAGGTCTCAAATGTCCAAATGTGACAGGCTGAAGCAAGAGTTCTTGTCCAACAAATTGGCCAGAAAGTGTCTGTATTGAACTCAGACAAGTGGAGAGGGACTGAAGAGAATAATCACAGATTGGTGTTGAAAAGGTTACCTCGGTAGACTTCTGCTTAAGTTATATAAGAGGGATTGTGAAAAGTATATGTGGTCTTGTTACATCCAATGACTTctcatttattatttatgacATGTCTCCTTAAAAACCTTTAAACCcgaaaatcagtatgcatattctttaGACTGTTTTCTATTCATCTCCTAGGGTGCTGAATAGGAGACTTTTTTTGTGAtcttattgtttgattcaggggtgatattgtgaggacaAACTAAATGCTTGTCTCTCCTAGGGATCAAAGGAATATTACTTTCAacctttttaaagcaaaaatacacaaaattaaagtttgaCTGTAATGTGCAGCACCTCAAGTACATCCAAGGAAGTGAAACACTGTTAATctttaatgataatgataataggtGCGTATGTTCATTTCATGGCTTTGTGGAAGTCTAATGGCAAACGCACTGCCACACCCAAGGCACGTGGTTATCTTCATTTCTTCTTACAAAACAGTGTCAACATTCTAAACAAGCTAAAATGCATAAGgcatctttctcttttttatgaCCAAGCTGAAATATATCTCTCTTAATCCTTACACTTATATCACGCTTTTGACATAGCTTATCCTGGCAGTATGTGGGACGCGTGTCACATAATGATATGAATCCCGTAGGGGCCCAGCTCACACAAGAGtatctgtggctcagtggtagaggaTTTAAACACGGAATTTTGACTCCTCATGGGGCCtccaaattgttttctttgtcgtGTCATGACGAACACATCTTTATCCAGTTTCAATACGTATTTCTTGTTCAAAATGTACTCAGCATTCTTTTTTAGCTGATTGTAGAAAGCGGGTGCCCTTCAATTGAGCGAAATGCATCTAAATTGATTCAATGAATAACATCTCAGATACTTTTTGCGTCAAGTACTATATAGGGTTAAGTCAAGAAAGACAACCGATGATAATTAAAATATTCGGTACTAGACCACTTTAAtattttctctgttcaaaagaAGATATAAGTATGAAATTAAAACCCTTGGTTCAAAATCCTGAAATTCTTTACAAAACTTTACTTAAGGAGAGAATGCCATTTCTACACTCGTttctaaaatatgaaaataatatgaatTCTTTACTTAGAAACGTTAACctttaaaacactttaaaaacGTGTAATTGTGACAAATACAGAAGCCAAGCACTAAGAGTGCCGTAGGAGGGTCTCGACGGGGTTTAACGTTAGCCTTTAAGAGTAAAAAGAAACGgcaaattttaaccgatagtcGTGAGAAAAGTTTACCGTAAAAATATTTTCGTTAAATTTAAgggaaagaaattaaatggaCATCACCCCATGGAGACCTTCCCGTAAAATCATCGAGGTTTTCTGGGATTTCTTgcgaaaaatataacaaaaaaacatagAGGAAATCAGTAAGGTATTCAATGAGAAGTTACtgatttttttctattattaaAGTTGTCTTGCAAGTTGTCCGACATAGAAGCAGAGTATCACTTTCGCACTTTGACTGAAACGCGTATGAGGCGCGTTCCGTGAAGGAGATCGAAAAGAGCATCAACAACCATCGAATTTCAATGCACAAAATGGAAATAAGCGTATTTAGCTTGTTATGTGTTTAAAGCTGACTGACCAGCGCATTAAAGAGCGGTAATAGggcaaaaaaaacatat
The sequence above is a segment of the Pocillopora verrucosa isolate sample1 chromosome 13, ASM3666991v2, whole genome shotgun sequence genome. Coding sequences within it:
- the LOC131789529 gene encoding uncharacterized protein encodes the protein MEVELAFDAVNSCNFARKRQAAPESCSETQSKKRPCLEDCCWSLDKACNVGSENRSLSCTMPMVLTHQRPDNNCPSSSDPCTTSFTGHSYKDINCNILNQENQSQEMDISCDTTTTTTSRALHQQTFSVPPIIAQYYSSSASCFRCLRGEAGHMNHLTS